The segment AATTGACGTCATAATGGAAAGAAATACCACCAagctttttaaatattgaacATTTTATTCCAATTTTAAGTAAATGGTGTTGAAATTCTGAAGTAAAGGTTTTTAATATCAACAGGACCTTTGCATTTCAATAGAAACACTTTACATGCCTTCATCCAGTGACAATGAAAAGCTTCCTTATAaagttttttgtcatttatttttcatatttcccTTGTAAGAAATAGTTCAAGTATAAAAATTCCCAACAGTGTAAAATAGCCCATCTGATGAATATTAAGCAAAAGAAGCACAGCTACTGGAACCTCGACGACGACTATACATTCTAGTGGAGAAAGCAGCATTTTCGCttgttttttgtgaaaattATTCGTTTTTCCTCTCGTCTAAACACAGAAGAGGCAGAGTACAATCTGCATGCAAACAGGCctgcatttaaataaagtttcttCCCTACAAAAGGCATGAAGCTAATATTTAATGTCATGTTCTAAAGAatcaaaaagataaaaaataaaagtacagtgCACATAACAGTATCTTAAATAACTCCTACATCGACATTTTTGGTTGAgtatgttaataataataataataataataattataataatattattactaaaacTAATCAATAACTTATATATGCCTTGAGATGAGtacataataatattattaatacagTACCGCCACTAAGTCTCTACTCTCAGAGCGTCAACATAGTCAACcctcaaaaataaatatcttaaatagtagatttctctctttttttctgtttttctcttaaaTAGCAGTAAAAATGTAAGGCACACAGACCAACATAACGTCAAAGAGTCAAACCCCCGTCCTCTCCACCCCACCTGGTGATCTTGACAGACATGAGGCAGGCCAGTTGTTGGGGTGGCTTTggtgaaagtgtgtgtttgtgagtgtgtaccTGACACCAGactacagcagcacagaggtgGAAGTGCTGACAGCTGCAGGGCTGCATGACCGGGGGCTCTGCTGTGGGGCTCTGTGTTGGGTGGAGGGGTGTGAAGTTGGTTCCCAAATGGGCCCGGCCGGGGATTAAAATGTGACAGCTCAACAAACGAGCACAAGTGATGCGTTCTTTCCAGAGTGATCCGTCTGTGTGGCGCTGGAGCGGCTCTGTCCACCCCCACCAGcagctgctctctccctctttctttctctttttctttctctccatcccagAGCCGGAGAGAAACACAACTGTGCCGCCTTTGTCTTTGACTGCTATGTGTGCAACTCTGGATGCATGTGTCCGTGTCTGTGCGAGTGAAACATGTGGAAAAGCGACTGATTTAGTGTTTCTCATTGTCTGAAGCCATTTTCAACCTCTCTCCTTTTGTCAGtgcgtttgttttgtttgccaaGTCCCCCTTTAGTCCAAGAATCAAGTCAGAGTTgatgacattttcagttttttgtttcttttctttgtttttgttttttttttctttttgtgtcctggtgatttgtttgctttgcatAGGTCAAGAGGTCGagacacagagtaaaaaaaaagggacaTTCAGCATCAGGAAGATAAAAAGGTAGTTCTTTAAATATGTGTGACACGACGAGTTACGACTCCTCGACTTCCTGACAGAGGTCACATAATAATAGCTAACACGTTGGAAACGGTTCCATTTCCCTGATTATCAGAAAATAATAACTCCAAAAATGCACTTGAAAAGACAATAAGAACAAGAAGAGCCCCCAAtgtgtaataataacaataataaatataaatgttatgaGGGCATCAAATAACCGAAAACACTTGTGGAAAACCACaagtgaaaaaaagagaacagTTTCCTAACCTAACGTTAAAGACAGCAATAGGACTTAAAGGCTTAGTTTAACACCTATACCAACCACAGGGATTAGTTCCTGCTTCTCTTCTCTAGAAATAAGTACTCTACTACAATGATAattgtaatgataataataataataatagtaataacaacaacaataatagtAAATCACTTTCCATTATTTGTTCTgcgactttttttcattttctgttttttggtagAAGCACAGCAAGTTGGAAAGTTACTGTAAAAAGTTCCCAcctcaccatcatcatcactaccaccaccatcatcaccaccaccatcatcatcatcacctttTTAAAGCAACCCTGCCTCTGAGTCGCTGACACGCCCACCCCCCCTAAGGccactccctctttcttttcctttgctGCTCCTTCTCCTGACCAATCAGCTGTGGCTGGGGGAGGGCCTCCTCTCTCTGCATGTCCAGTGGTTGCAGTGGCTGCTATTGCATGCGGTCGGCTTGCAGCTGCTGAGGCTGGTACTGACCGAAGGCTGCGGCTGCAGCAGCGGCTGAGCCCGGGGCAGCTGTGGCTAAAGGCTGCTGGACTGCGTAGCCGTAACCAGCAGTAGCCACGTAGCCTGCGGCAGCAGGGGATGCGGCGTAGGGATATTGCTCATATGCAGCTGCAGCGGCAGCGTTGGCCGCGGCTGCAGAGTACTGCGCATAGGCAGCTCCGGTGTAGTCGATGTAGGGGGAGGAAGCAGTGGCgggtgcagcagctgcaggttgcACATGAGGGATGACCACACTAGGCTGAACGAAGGCCTGAGGGTACACATAGTGGGCCGGGATGCTGTGAAACAGACACAGATATGACAGATTAGTTTGATTTGCCCTGTCTGAGGATAACAACACCCACCCTAAAACCCAACTCCATCACACTGCGGCCAAGCGCCCGCCCACCACCCAACCACAGTCCAATCCACCAGTCAAGAACACCAAGGAAATGCCTGCTAGTAGGGATTAGAACAATATAGGGTTGCCAAAATAGAAATCTCTCTGTGAAAGGAAGACTGGAAGGTGAGGAAAACTTTGAACACCTCAAATCTACtaagaaattacatttgtatgaggtgatgatgtcattgtttttacGGGATACAGCATGGAACGTATTTCCTGTTTTGGTCAGTTTTGTGATTGTGGAGGCAGAACGacagaaaaatttaaaaagttttggATGTGTAACCTGCAGCTCGTTTGTCCGTCACATGTGGATTTGGCTCTGGTGCCGTTCCCCTGCCTGCTGGAGGGCGAGCGGGTGGGGAGGTAAGGGAGGGGAGGCTTACAGTGCCGGGGGGGCAGGGGTGCGGACAGAGGAGATGAGCCCAGGGAAGCATTGTGAAAATGTCACTGCCACTTTGACAGCTGGACAGTTTTCAAAAAGGGACGCTGCTGGCCATTTCCCCCTCTGTGTCGGGACAAAGAGCCGGGGAGGCAGCAGGGTGAGCCGGGACTAGGCTCCGCACCCAGAGGGATGTttcaattaaataaacaattatGAACAATGAGCACATTCTGCCCTCCATGACATAGCCTTATCCCAACCCCCCAGACTCTATAAGGTTTGGAAACTCAGTCGGACAGCAAGCATGAGGGGAGCTTTGGAAATTTACACTAACTGTTCAGAGAAGTGTCAGCTTTTGACTGGGGGtggaaggaagaagaaaaaaagctctGAATGTGAATTTCAGTCTTTGGTGTCCTGAAAAACAGCCCTCCCTTCACTTTAGAGATAAAAGTAGAGTCAGATTTCACTTTAATTCAAATGGAATGAGGAGCATCAGGCTTGAAAGAAACAATTTGATATTTGTTGCACAAAGCTCCAACGACAGCTATGTGACTGTAGGAGAGTTTAAATGAAGGTGGCTCAAAAATCTGTTGAGAGAAGATCAAGGAAACCAAATATAATGGATGAACATCAGGTGGTTACATTTTTGACTCTGGATcagaagagaaaagaggaggtgCAGGAAAAGTTAAAGGTTGAAAGGCAGGATCTATCGTGGCAACCCTATTGTGAGCACTCCATTATCCAATCCAATCCACATCTCAACCGAAAACAGTGCGTCaggagaaaaacaggaaaaacaaaacaacagcaaggcgtcagagaggaagaaatatataaaaatagtCCACCTCGACTAGACTGATTACAGAaacgacaacaaaaacaagggCACAGCACAATCACTcaacttaaaagaaaaaaaaagaaagggagggGATAAACTGAGTAAGTGGGCATGTAGAGGTTTGGTGTGGCTGTCAGTAAAGGCCAAAGGTCAATGTTAAACACATACTAATTAGAAAATCCTCAgaaacagtgtttttatcaTCATGTGACACTGAAACTATCCCTTGAAGCTCACACTAATTAAACTTTAGAGGACACCATCTCTAAATCTCCCATTAAACAGTGGAGAGACATttactatctatctatctatctatctatctatctatctatctatctatctatctatctatctctggGTTTTCTCACACAAAATTTGTACACTGGTTTAACACAACTATTGTACAATATGAGAACACTGTACTTGCATTTTTTCAAATCagttaaatcaaattaaatgtgGCAAAAGCACGATGGACTGTGAGGATTACTGATGAGGTTTAAAGCACCAAATCATGAATATTCCAGGTGCTGTATTTTATGCCTGCTGTGCTTGCAGAtgcatcaattttttttaaatatattctgTTTAATTAAGTCCTACTGCAGTTAAATAGTAAGTCATACATGTGTCTGTGCTGTACAGGTGACATGTAAGTGGAATAATGGTCACCAAGCTAAATTTAACTGGCTTGATAACACTGCTTGTGAAGTTAGACTGGCTGTATGATAACAGGACTGTGCAGAATACTTGGATGAAACAAGTTCCCAGAACAGATAATTATCCGATTAAAATGCCAATATCCGTTATCGTGATGAAGGAATATCCTCATTTGAGTACCTGCGTTTAATTGCTTACTCTTGTGATCAAACATGATCTGGAGCTCAATTCTGaggctgttctgtaaatagttttctaaTAATAGTAAATATAGCATCTTGATCGGCCGTATCAATGTCAGGTCTCAATAACAATTTCCAGTTAGGCCCCACCCATTTCAGTTTAAACCACACCCACTTCTAATTTGAACCCCACCTGTTACAAGTACAGATAcggatacagataatttagttggttaAACAGATACAGAATAATGGTGCACTTGCTCATCCCTAGTACTGATTTAGATAAACAAGGTGGAGAAATTTTCTTTAGTCAGTCACCTGTACAATGAAAACCACCACCACCTTTTTACAGGTTGTGGGGAGTATAGAGCCTATCTGAGAAAACAAagttataaaaagaaaaaattcatGGCCCTGGAGAGAGCTGTACAAATCTGATAAATTCAATGTTAGTTGGGGCACCAGGTTTTATAACTTCTCTGGTTCTGCTGAATTGATTattatactttaaaaaaattgtctagtgttaggcaacaaaagccagGCCGAAAGGAGCTATAGCAAACTGAGGTGTTGAGGAAATTACAATTAGAGAGACAGGCAGGGATCTTGAGTTGAGAGTATTTGATCCAGAATTTGAACCTGCCAGGTTGGATGGGAGATTCAAACTGTGGGTCAGAAGAGGTATCATGTCTCTCTGTTCGGTCATCTCCAACAAAAAATTACAGAGCTATCGGGATATATCAAAGACATTTGGACTGGAAAAAGCAGGACTTCAACAGATACCTGCAAGTTAGGGATGACTTCAATAAAAAGTTTCAAAGCTTAAAGATAAACGGACAATGGGAGATACTAAAAAGTTAGTTTTGAGACTGTACGGAAGTATTCAAATTTCAAAGAATCATTCTACAAGatatattaaacaaaaatgagagaAAGAATCGGACATACACAAATCAAAGGAGGACTGGACAGAGATGTGTGAAACACAGGCAACTACTGCAAACTCAAGGTCCCTGAGGGAGTTTGGTTGGAAAAACCTTGTGCAATTCTTTATGACCCCGAGACTAACAGCACTGCGAGCAGGCCTACAGAGCCGGGGCTTCTGCTGGAGGCAATGCGGAACCTCACTGGCCAATCAGTATCATGTCTTCTAGGCATGCCTAAGAGATTGTAGCTGAGATTCATAAGATAGTTGGGATGGATTTAGTCTATTCATTTGTCACGTTATACTTTTGGCAAGTAGCAGGAAAGCCATAACTCGGGAATGGTTGCAAGTTGATCCTCCAAATTGGCCCAATGGCTGGGGATCATAAACCAAATACACTGTATGGAAAgacttacatttattttaagactTGAGATggtaaaatgtacaaaatactGGGAGAAATGGATTGTGTACAAACGCCGCTGAAAAAAGTGTCTGGACGTAAGTGAAAAATGCTCTGGGGTTTGACCTTGTAATGACGACCTCATGTTCTTTGTTTCTTAAataaagttagaaaaaaaaaatgcccagtGTGACTCTGCATTAATGGTATTAAAGAAACACCTAACATTCCCCATTGAAACTTTCAGTTGCACAAGTTTTAACAGCAGCTACTGTCTATGATTGACTGCAGAGCTCGCTGCTCAGACAGTAACTATTTTAACACTTTCCACTTTCAGTGGAATGTAACCATCTCCACTGCTCCCAAAATCAATCTCCTTGCTTAGTGCATTTTTGGGATTGTACCGTTGCTGTCTCCGATTTCCCACTACTACTGTATCTGTGGGATGGTAAACTAACACGCatatacaagcacacacacacacacacacatagcatAAGCTGAAGTTTTGTCCATGGGAAGCAAAGCTCTGGCTGACTCATCCAGTGTTGCCCCATAATAAGAAAAAACTCTTTTCCCTGGAGGTAGGCATGAAATAAGGAAATCAAATACACAGTAAGTTTATGGCTGTTTTGTTAAGCCTGCTGGGAGCTATAGTGTGACgactcattgtgtgtgtgtgtgtgtgtgtgtgtgtgtgtgtgtgtgtgtgtgtgtgtgtgtgtgtgtgttcactggaATGCCATGTTCACACAACCCAGAGGTCATTAAAGTTCAAGGCTAAATAAAGATTCTCTGCCACCGTGCACGCCGTCTGCTGGGGGAGAGAGCACCAACGTACACTGAGGTGAGGGGATCTAATGTGTGTGAGGTGCGTGCGTTTCTGCATCATGAAAGTGTGAGGCAGCACACACCTGTCCTGCTTCGACAGAGCTGCTCATAAGACTTATGATATCATGACCGAGACACGGATGGACCCAGGATATGGTTTCACTTAAAGTACAGCCAGACTTGAGACATAATCCACACACAGAAAACTACTTGGATCAGACGTGAGTCCACCGAGACAGCAGACAAAGTCTTAAGTTCAAAATCCTAACTGGAAGATGCTAAATTTGAAACCTGCTCTCTGGTTGTTTTAGTTTCTGAGCAGTGTGAGGATGTGGCAACAATAAGCTGTTAGCTTCTTATCTTCTCACAGTTGAAGTCTTATAGACATTTATCCACCTTTCCATTGGTTGATTTGTATAGTTTTTAGCAACATACATTTTATGAGATGTACCTGCTTTATTCATCACATGACCTTTGTCAACATACTGTACAAAGGAGCTCTTTGACCATAATTTTTATGGGCCAAGAGGTGCTGCTGGTGTCCTCTGATTGGTGAACTCTTCTTGGATTTATACATTTATGGTGTTTGACTAAATCAGTTTTACATGATGATGGTGTAAAGGTCTTTACACACCAGGGGCATGATGGATAAATGACAGGATGGAACTTTGTCACTAAGATGAGTCAAAATGACCAAGCGTCCCTTCCAATTCTTCCCTTTTTTAAGGCACTTTTTTGGGAATTGTTCTTTATCCAATCTGAGGGTCTACGGGTTGTCATTTCCTATACAGATTGTGAACAGGTTCAGGATTTTGGGCTTCCACTGGAGCTGAAACGCAATGTAAAAGTTTATCTGTGAGGAATACAAACCTAAGCATACACGGCTTTGGAAACTAACTGATTACTGGAGACCAAATTATCTGCTTGAATctaacagcattttaaattaACACTGATACATAGCCATCCCGGtaagtaaaaataaactatGATTGTTGACCAATATTGAGAAGATGCCATCTATATAAACCAACCTGACAGTGGTGTGAGATTGGATGGTcacgctgattggctaatcgttAGTCCTGCAGCCCTCAGTGGACCGATTGTTTTTCAATCGAGAAACACAAGTCACTCAGTGCAGTGGGCAGATTCAAAGGCCTTATCCCAGCTGCCAGAAGAAATGtgggcattgtacgtttctgcaaaccacggatatatTTTTCAATTTCTGACATGTGGGGACGGTGAATGGCATGACACCTAGGCGAGACAGCTGCTAAACTGCAGGCCACTGTGCGggccaacaaacagcaaaaatggttggttttagcaagacattgcaACACTTCCACCGTAAACTGCGGCATCAAAACttggagggtttttttgtttgtttttttgccaggCATtctgacatttccagccatgattgtgcctccaaaaccaggtattttaagccaaaacatgaccttttcatAACAatgaccaagtgttttttgtgccagaACATAACcaaatgttaaccacagtgtagttgaaatgcaaataaacagTTAAAGTTTCACTATATCGGCTACATAACAATGTACACATGTTacatattcgtggtttgcaatgtacaatgccaacatttattccgGTGACTGGGTTTAAGGTCTGGACGCAGGCCGTGATTAGTACTTTAACCTGTTTTGTATGGTCAATACTTTTGTCAGTAGTGAACTTTTAAATGTGTACACAGCATTTTCATTATGTTATCATGAGAGGCAAACTGACGGATGGCTGTAGTTCATATCAGATGGTTAAGATGTATGTACAGTAAGTGCACATGGAATGGCTGTATGTTAATGTGGCCCCTAAAACACCCACTCTGGCCCTGTTTCAATGGCCCCTGCTCTGCTCTTACATGATAGAGAGAGATGGTCCAGCACCCTCAGCAgacccccccaacacacacacacacacacacaacacagagctTCATGCGACTGCAGCGTCAGCATTCGGGGCTTTGTGTGGCACAATGGGAGCGCTTGTTTTCCTTAACACCACGAGCCCATGTGACGAAAGCTCGCTCCGAGagaatgagggagagagagacatccagacatttgtttgtgtcacaCTGGAGACTTTGGAACTATGTGAGTGGACAAAGACATGTACACTTATACAAACACAATAAGAGCACATACTCATTATGTACCGATGCAATcagacatgtacacacatattGCTGGAGCTCACATCATAACTGTGGTCATTCATTCATAAGACATCCACATCTCTGATGGTAAATGGTGCTACGTGACCACAAGTCTCGCATATGTGGTGTGTAGAGAAGAGCGAGGACAAAGAGACATAGAGACAGGAAGGAAGACAAGAGAATTGTAATAAACTAGGaagttgttgctgctgctgcgtcgTGTTAATGTGAGAAACTGCTAGTAACACCAGGAAGATGCTGTAAGCACACACAAGCAGTGATGGGGTTTGTTATTGTTGAGGGAATAATGTGAGGAATGGGAGTAAGGAAAGGAACtggggaaaaataaataaataaatcacacagaAATTCACCACTCACTCCAACAAGacagccaaaaaacacatgaaacagcACATCCTGTTAAACAAAACAGGTCAAAGCtaaaagcaattaaaaaaaactttgctaTTCCTCGGCAAAGTTAACACGCTtccacaaaaaaaaggaaaaagaacacCCCAAAAATTCAATCaatccagcttttttttttttttttttttttgttcattaaaGTAAGAAAGCACACGGTTTAGCTAACAACACCACTTCATAACCGCACACAAAGCTCTAAGTtctattcaaataaaataaaaaaacaggtcaAAACCCACGTACATGCATCTATAATCACCATTTTCagagcttgtttgtgtgtgtttgagtctaCAGGTTATTCCTTTCTCTGATCTGTGATTACGTTCGCAGAACTATTCCACAAACCAGCACAGTTAGCTTAACCGAGAGCGAGCCTGTCGGACCAGAGAAAGATAGATAACATTGAGTCAGGCTGGAAGTTTCCATCATTGTCCACtcagcacacgcacacacacacacacacacacacacacacacacacacacacacacacacacacatatttttacaAACAGGCAAACCTAGAAAAGGCAGTTTGACTGGCTTTTTGGTGGACAGTGATAAAGCTTCATTCAACTTCCTGTCCACCTCTAATTATCAGTCATCAGTTATGTTTGGGTTGGAaaggaagatttaaaaaaatcagactgATAGCATCAATTATCACACATTAAACTGAGaaagatcaaataaaataatgtttaaaacatacacaataaaacatgtcTGAATAAATAAGACTCTACATAAGCAATGTGTACGTCCCAACATCCCTCTACAATACATGTGGACTCCTCAGTACTTACCCATAAGGCCTTTGGATGAACGCTGGGTGAATTTGGGGCACACCAAAGGTAAAACCTGCAAAACAGAggaacaatgtaaaaaaaaaaagtgaatccAGAGAGCAATGATTTATTCACGGATAGACCTAATATGCTCCTAACATGTTCTTACATCTGCCGCAGCGacctacaaaacaaacaaaccctgaGGTGAAACTCAGGAAGGACTGACTTGATTTTCTTGTTTGCTAATAAAACCAACTCAACACTTGGTGATTCCCAAAGACTGTGggaacacagagacacacgtTGATTAAATGTGCTGTctgatttattaattttgaaAATCTGCTCTTTGAACGACTCCATCTGCAcgtctgacacacacatttctgtaGAGTGTTAAGGAAATTTTGTAGTTTTTGGAtcggtggtgtagtggagggtatataCAGGTTTACGCAGTATACCCACCTGTCAGcaaaaaaagccactggaatataCAGGAGAgaatacccacttcctccttgttaacctacctatctacctagcACACCCACTTCATcagctaccactacaccactgtgttTGATCTTCATTTGGCTGTCTTTACCTGGCTGCATCACCCGAGGCTTGGCCCCCAGGTACGCCAGGTTGACGTTGGCCTTCCTGCCGTCAATTATCGGGTTGGGGTCCTTACAGGCCCGGTCTGCAGCTGAGCGGTCTGCCATCGTCACCTGACGGAGGAGTCAAAAACACAGAGCATGAGGTGTGCACATGGGCTTCATTTTCCTGCTGGTTGGCTTAACAGCACACAGTTATGTATATAGACTACAGCATCAGCAATTGATGTGAGAGCGTTTGTAAGAAAGAGgaaaacattattttgttcacaggtgtgtgagtgcatgttagtcatctttctgtgtgtgtgtgtatgtctgtacGTGTGGCCTGCAGCAAGTATttggcagcacacacacacatccatcacTTTCATGTGGATGTGTTGAAACTATCAGCAGTGAATGGGAGCCAGGCTGAGATGACTGGCTGAACGTGGCTCCCTTATCGCTCCCGTTACAGTCTCCACTCAGAGCTTCATTACCTGGCATCTCTCTTTTCTCACACTCTTTTACCAACTGAGGCCACTGACCTAGCCGAGAGCATTTTTTAGGAGAAAAGAGGATGAATGATGCATGAATATGGTGATGCTACAGCAATAAAGAGagaatttaaataaaagttggagtaaatacacttcagttttaatGAGAAATGTTAGTTTGGACATACAAATACAGATATCTGTGCATGTCAAAGGTGACTGTGCAACTTTGTACATCATCTACTGGCAGTATGTGCCAAAGCTACTTCAAACATATTAAATAGTCTGTGAAGAGGCCATATAAGGAGTCTAGATCTCTGTTTAAGCAGCCCTGTTATGTGTATTTAAACATCTGTTATACATGAATTAACTTAAAGGAGCGATTTTGAAACACGCTGTCTGTATGGAGCTGCTTTATGTCTCTACATCTGTGTCTGAAATGTTTGTCAGGATTTATGACAAGTGGGAGTAAAATATTTAAGTTGTAAACAGCTTTGAGATGATGAAACCAGTGTGAGAAACCTGCTCTGTAATATCAAGACATCACAGGTTTTTTCTCTCAGCCCACCAGAGCTGTCACTGTGAGGGCAGCTCACTTTAAAACGTGTCAGGGCGCATACCAAAGCGCAACAAGTTGGTGGGTGCTGGATTGCAACAGAAGCCAATGACAAATTTAAGCAGGGCCTTCTTATCAAAACATAAACACCCCATGACTGCAGATAAGTTAATGTTAGTCCTGATGTTGGGACAGACAGCAACAGCCGCGCACTTTAACAGAGACGCGTCATCATGACTGGATTTTCCCCCACATGCGTAAAATTTAATTTCTGTGTAAAAGTGGGAGACGTGTTATTAATATTAAGTCATACTTACGAATCCATAACCCCTGGACTTGCCCGTCTGCCTGTCGGTAATGACCACCGCTTCTTCAATCTCACCAAACACCTCAAAATATTTCCTGAGACTTGAATCCGTGGTGTGGTAGGGAAGACCCCCGACAAAAATCTTCGTATAGGTCGTGTCCTTTTGCGTGGTGTGCATCGTTAGtgcaaaatacaataaataggaacaataaaaaaaaagaatagtgCAATGTCTCCTTATCAGTGATTCTTTGgctgaagagagaaagagagatcaGCTGGCTCTGTAACTTTTTCTTTCAgaagagaaaacacaacaaaaactcGACAAAAAATGAAGCCTGGAGGTAGATTTATCTTCCGACAGTTAAGAGGAGAGTTGTATGGAGCGGATTGTCCCCACAGAGACCATCAGGTGTTTCCAGCTCTTCTTGGTTAACTCTGCTGTCTAACTAAATAGGTTTGGGACCCATTCCTAAAAGCGCAGCTCCTAACTCCACCCAGCTCTCAGTCCCCATCTCTGCCCGCCCACCGGCGCGCACAAACAGCTGGGAAACCTGCACAGCGTGAAACACTGGAGCTCCTTCACACATAAGGATCCTCTAGTAGAATCACGTTTAATTAACCATAAGGTGGCAACAAAACCTGATTCCACTGATTATATGCTGAAGACAAAGAGGAGCAGGATAGTAGCATCTGAAAGagtgttcatttatttttttctctctggtgAAATAAACACAGAACAGACTTGGACTTCAGTGGAAATGCTCTGTTCTGTCTCTGTGGGCTTGCATGGATAAGGTCATAGGGCAGACAGAtcgcagcagcagtgagcagacagacaggtgcaGCTTTGAGGCGCTGCTGGAAGGATCAGCCGTCAAGAATCCACTTGTGGGGGGCTGGAAGAGTTCTGGCAAGTTTGTGTCCATGCAGACAGCCAC is part of the Epinephelus moara isolate mb chromosome 22, YSFRI_EMoa_1.0, whole genome shotgun sequence genome and harbors:
- the rbm24a gene encoding RNA-binding protein 24: MHTTQKDTTYTKIFVGGLPYHTTDSSLRKYFEVFGEIEEAVVITDRQTGKSRGYGFVTMADRSAADRACKDPNPIIDGRKANVNLAYLGAKPRVMQPGFTFGVPQIHPAFIQRPYGIPAHYVYPQAFVQPSVVIPHVQPAAAAPATASSPYIDYTGAAYAQYSAAAANAAAAAAYEQYPYAASPAAAGYVATAGYGYAVQQPLATAAPGSAAAAAAAFGQYQPQQLQADRMQ